In the genome of Cryptomeria japonica chromosome 8, Sugi_1.0, whole genome shotgun sequence, one region contains:
- the LOC131857733 gene encoding wax ester synthase/diacylglycerol acyltransferase 5-like, translating into MENEDGHVSPSGEMLNTSSFALIVHVVAALDKPVDIFSVKTAIREILLPRGPRFSSITRNEEGVLQWQATEVNIDNHVFVPEFPAGHMVYDKFVEDYVSDMHTRKLPHSRPLWEFHFLNYKTTKGEATVVINLHHMLGDGTSLLSLAIACSNTKADNPLLPQGSTPSSHVQQTRPPVKNPEDSLQNMASAFHTCGCSVLHFGRPYC; encoded by the exons ATGGAAAACGAGGATGGACATGTGAGTCCATCTGGAGAGATGCTCAACACTTCCTCCTTTGCTCTCATTGTCCATGTCGTTGCTGCTCTCGACAAACCAGTCGACATCTTTTCCGTCAAGACAGCCATCCGCGAAATCCTTCTCCCTCGAGGCCCGCGCTTCTCCTCTATT ACCAGGAATGAGGAGGGGGTGCTGCAATGGCAGGCAACAGAAGTGAACATAGATAACCATGTCTTCGTCCCAGAGTTTCCTGCTGGTCACATGGTCTACGATAAGTTTGTGGAGGACTATGTTTCTGATATGCATACAAGAAAGCTTCCTCACTCTCGCCCTCTTTGGGAGTTCCACTTCCTTAACTACAAAACCACTAAAGGAGAAGCTACGGTCGTTATAAATTTACATCATATGCTTGGAGACGGTACTTCCCTCTTGTCTTTAGCCATAGCCTGCTCTAACACCAAGGCTGATAATCCTCTACTTCCTCAAGGCTCTACTCCCTCTTCTCATGTCCAACAGACAAGGCCTCCTGTAAAAAATCCTGAAGATTCGTTACAGAATATGGCATCTGCTTTTCACACTTGTGGTTGTAGTGTATTGCACTTTGGACGACCTTATTGCTAG